One genomic segment of Parus major isolate Abel chromosome 10, Parus_major1.1, whole genome shotgun sequence includes these proteins:
- the GDPGP1 gene encoding GDP-D-glucose phosphorylase 1, translating into MAGGEPGEPNPEEFVYGEEDFVLQAAGWGDPDSAPSRFDRVLLAGWSDRMERGLFRYRLGPLPTRVLPGPVRLVAQLNEQRSAERRPPQPVRSLRDPFDPGAFNFTRLRPAELLFRLRRTGGPGSPPDPLLVAINASPLERGHVLLLPEPARRLPQMLTAPALRGALEAALLSAHPGFRVGFNGLGGGASVNHLHLHGLYLDRPLPLEEAPAEPLGPRLGLLRAGPAPAFLFFAPGPAALEPVSRAVCRAAEHLGSVGLACNVLATRGAPPAGPGAGGGRGLRVLLWARRPLFGPKAGEPFAVALCELAGLLPLPAEPLYRDITEVQALSAIRQHLLPEPELLRLGSELARLLEN; encoded by the coding sequence ATGGCGGGAGGGGAGCCGGGCGAGCCGAACCCGGAGGAGTTCGTGTATGGCGAGGAGGACTTCGTGCTGCAGGCAGCCGGCTGGGGCGATCCGGACTCCGCGCCCTCCCGGTTCGACCGGGTACTGCTGGCGGGCTGGAGCGACCGTATGGAGCGGGGACTGTTCCGGTACCGGCTGGGACCGCTGCCCACCCGCGTCCTGCCCGGCCCCGTGCGTCTCGTGGCGCAGCTGAACGAGCAGCGCAGCGCGGAGCGCCGTCCGCCGCAGCCCGTCCGCAGCCTCCGGGATCCCTTCGACCCCGGCGCCTTCAACTTCACCCGGCTGCGCCCCGCCGAGCTGCTGTTCCGCCTACGCCGCACCGGAGGCCCGGGATCGCCACCCGACCCGCTGCTGGTGGCCATCAACGCCAGCCCGTTGGAGCGGGGACACGTCCTGCTGCTGCCGGAGCCGGCGCGGCGGCTGCCGCAGATGCTGACGGCCCCGGCGCTGCGCGGAGCGCTGGAGGCGGCGCTGCTCAGCGCCCACCCCGGATTCCGCGTGGGCTTCAACGGGCTGGGCGGCGGCGCCTCGGTGAACCACCTGCACCTACACGGGCTCTACCTGGACCGGCCGCTGCCGCTGGAGGAGGCGCCGGCCGAGCCGCTGGGGCCGCGCCTGGGGCTGCTCCGCGCCGGACCGGCCCCCGCCTTCCTCTTCTtcgcccccggccccgcggcgcTGGAGCCGGTGTCGCGGGCCGTGTGCCGGGCGGCGGAGCACCTGGGCAGTGTCGGGCTGGCCTGCAACGTGCTGGCCACGCGGGGAGCCCcgccggcggggccgggggccgGGGGCGGCCGCGGGCTACgggtgctgctgtgggctcGCCGGCCCCTCTTTGGCCCCAAGGCGGGTGAGCCCTTCGCCGTGGCGTTGTGCGAGCTGGCGGGGCTGCTGCCGCTGCCCGCCGAGCCGCTCTACCGGGACATCACCGAGGTGCAGGCCCTGAGCGCCATCCGCCAGCACCTGCTGCCCGAGCCCGAACTGCTGCGCCTGGGCTCGGAGCTGGCGCGGCTGCTGGAGAACTGA
- the CIB1 gene encoding calcium and integrin-binding protein 1, protein MGGSASLIPRDLLAEYQELTFLSKQEILLAYKRFSELLPKEERENACSARVPKSQILTLPELRANPFQHRICHVFSTSETGDDSMSFEDFLDMLSVFSDSATSDIKSHYAFRIFDFDEDGTLDRKDLEQLVNCLTGQGEESQLSRAEMEQLIQNILEESDIDKDGTINSSEFQHVVSRSPDFASSFKIVL, encoded by the exons ATGGGCGGCTCGGCCAGTCTGATCCCGCGGGACTTGCTGGCCGAGTACCAG GAGCTGACGTTCCTGAGCAAGCAGGAGATCTTGCT TGCCTACAAGAGGTTCAGTGAACTGCTGCcaaaggaggagagggagaacGCCTGCTCCGCGCGGGTTCCCAAGAGCCAGATCCTGACGCTGCCTGAGCTGCGG GCAAACCCCTTCCAGCACCGGATCTGCCATGTGTTCTCAACCTCAGAGACCGGGGATGACAGCATGTCCTTTGAAGACTTCCTTGATATGCTGAGTGTCTTCAGCGATTCTGCCACATCTGACATCAAATCCCACTATGCCTTCCGCATCTTTG ACTTTGATGAAGATGGGACTCTGGACAGGAAGGACCTGGAGCAACTGGTGAATTGCCTGACAGGGCAAGGCGAGGAgtcccagctgagcagggcagagatggagcagctcATCCAAAAT ATCCTGGAGGAGTCTGACATCGACAAGGACGGCACCATCAACTCCTCTGAATTCCAGCATGTTGTCTCCCGCTCCCCGGACTTCGCCAG CTCCTTCAAGATTGTCCTGTGA